In Bradyrhizobium sp. WBOS07, the genomic window GAAACGCGCAGGAATCATTGGGCATGGGATTGACTGCGACCAGGACGAGACCGGCAGCGCTGCGGCGCGAGGTGCCGAAATCCCGCGGTGGCCGGCCGACCAAGACCGCCGCCATCGAGCGCGACCAGCGCTTGATCGAGGTCGCCACCCGTCTGTTCCTCGATCGCGGTTTCGACGCGACCTCGCTCGACGCGGTCGCGGAAGCGGCCCGGGTCAGCAAGCCCACCGTCTATGCCCGCTACGGCGACAAGCGCGGCCTGTTTGCCGCCGTGCTGAGGCGCGAGATCGCACGCTGGCTTGCGCCGCTGTCGGCCGCGGCAGAGACCCAGTTGAGCAGTGCCGCCGACATCTCGGTCGAGCAGCGGCTGGTCGAGATCGGGCGGGAGATGCTCTCATTCACCTGCGGTCCCGACGCCGTCGCCTTCAGCCGCATGATGACGTCACAGGCCATCAACTTCCCCGACGTCGCCAAGCTCGGCAAGGAGGAAGGCTGGCTCAAGGCTGTCGCCACCACCGCGCGCTTCTTCGACCATCTGGTCGCGCAAGGCGCGCTCGACGTCGAGGACACCACCATTGCGGCCGAGGTGTTTCTCGACGTGGTGGTCGGCCACACCCACCGCATGGCGACCTTCGGAACGAGCCTCGATATGAAGGCCGCCGAAAAGCGCACGCGCGCCGCGATCAAG contains:
- a CDS encoding TetR/AcrR family transcriptional regulator; this encodes MGLTATRTRPAALRREVPKSRGGRPTKTAAIERDQRLIEVATRLFLDRGFDATSLDAVAEAARVSKPTVYARYGDKRGLFAAVLRREIARWLAPLSAAAETQLSSAADISVEQRLVEIGREMLSFTCGPDAVAFSRMMTSQAINFPDVAKLGKEEGWLKAVATTARFFDHLVAQGALDVEDTTIAAEVFLDVVVGHTHRMATFGTSLDMKAAEKRTRAAIKLFLAGALGPADRVRDAAKGPTRRRSSR